A single region of the Vagococcus teuberi genome encodes:
- a CDS encoding DUF1189 family protein, protein MRTFDLIKASFKQPTLLLEGRNKKGFHIFLYLLLLAVILSLPVIYQATLITKTIQDDGKKIIQKLPEFSIEDNTLVTKKKNDGFIYQTNSLIFTFDPNDKRTKEEIETDAASNVLVVGLLKKEIIMILPRVGTTTDIMEDNVLTIPYSMPQANILSKNVLEQLFASNTSRSMWFSIMFFVTWFMVFFNLLMDIVILSFFANIFTKFRLIGFKYKDVFKIVVYSATLPSILTAILQFVWPSISFGSVGVALTLLIYFNALPKRIKK, encoded by the coding sequence ATGCGAACATTTGACTTAATAAAAGCGAGTTTTAAGCAACCTACTTTGCTATTAGAAGGTAGAAATAAAAAAGGATTTCATATTTTTTTATATTTGTTATTACTAGCTGTCATACTCTCGTTACCTGTTATTTATCAAGCAACATTAATTACTAAAACAATTCAAGATGATGGAAAAAAAATCATTCAGAAACTTCCAGAATTTTCGATTGAGGATAACACGCTAGTCACAAAGAAAAAAAATGATGGGTTTATCTATCAAACAAACTCACTTATCTTTACGTTTGACCCTAATGATAAAAGAACCAAAGAAGAGATTGAAACTGACGCAGCAAGTAATGTCCTTGTTGTCGGATTACTAAAAAAAGAAATCATCATGATTTTACCTCGAGTTGGAACGACAACAGATATTATGGAAGATAATGTATTGACGATTCCTTACTCAATGCCACAAGCAAATATTTTAAGTAAAAATGTCCTTGAACAACTTTTTGCAAGCAATACTAGTCGTTCAATGTGGTTTAGTATCATGTTCTTTGTCACTTGGTTTATGGTGTTCTTTAATTTATTGATGGATATTGTCATTCTTTCTTTCTTTGCCAATATCTTTACTAAATTTAGATTAATTGGGTTTAAGTACAAAGATGTATTTAAAATCGTCGTTTACTCTGCAACACTGCCTAGTATTTTAACGGCTATTTTACAATTTGTATGGCCTAGTATTTCATTTGGATCAGTTGGTGTTGCACTAACCTTATTGATTTATTTCAATGCTTTACCTAAACGAATTAAAAAATAA
- a CDS encoding superoxide dismutase — translation MTYTLPDLPYAYDALEPHIDELTMKLHHDKHHNTYVTNLNAAIEKHPELGQQSIEELITNLNDVPEDIRMAVRNNGGGHANHAFFWEIMGPNGGGEPTGAIKGAIESAFGNYDNFKDQFLAAATGRFGSGWAWLVDNDGKLEIMSTPNQDSPLTEGKTPLLGIDVWEHAYYKKYSNVRPDYVKAFFNVINWDEVNNRYKAVQK, via the coding sequence ATGACTTATACTTTACCAGATTTACCATATGCATACGATGCGTTGGAACCACATATTGATGAATTAACAATGAAATTACATCATGACAAACATCACAACACATATGTAACTAATTTAAATGCGGCAATTGAAAAGCATCCAGAATTAGGACAACAATCAATTGAAGAATTGATTACTAATTTAAATGACGTACCTGAAGATATCCGTATGGCTGTTAGAAACAATGGTGGCGGACACGCAAATCATGCATTCTTCTGGGAAATTATGGGACCTAATGGTGGTGGCGAACCTACTGGCGCTATTAAAGGAGCAATTGAAAGTGCTTTTGGTAACTACGATAATTTCAAAGATCAATTTTTAGCAGCGGCAACTGGTCGTTTTGGTTCAGGTTGGGCTTGGTTAGTTGATAATGATGGAAAATTAGAAATTATGTCAACTCCAAATCAAGATTCTCCATTAACAGAAGGAAAAACTCCTTTATTAGGTATTGATGTTTGGGAACATGCTTATTATAAAAAATATAGCAATGTTCGTCCTGACTACGTGAAAGCATTCTTTAATGTTATTAACTGGGATGAAGTAAACAACCGTTATAAAGCAGTTCAAAAATAA
- a CDS encoding YlbG family protein, whose product MLTNELELTPRRGLVVWVYSLKQLRNLKRFGYVYYVSKKMKYVVLYVDEESVEETIEKLNKQFFVRSVEQSFRPDINMNFTNRLGNQDCHDEPLDFEEQKTEIRLAEFDD is encoded by the coding sequence ATGTTAACAAATGAGTTAGAATTAACACCCAGACGTGGATTAGTCGTTTGGGTTTATAGTTTAAAACAATTAAGAAATCTAAAACGATTTGGCTATGTTTATTATGTATCAAAAAAAATGAAATATGTGGTTTTATATGTAGATGAAGAGTCTGTTGAAGAAACAATTGAAAAATTAAATAAACAGTTTTTTGTTAGAAGTGTAGAGCAATCATTTAGACCAGATATTAATATGAATTTTACTAATAGATTAGGAAATCAAGATTGTCATGATGAACCGTTAGATTTTGAAGAGCAAAAAACAGAAATTCGCTTAGCAGAATTTGATGATTAA
- the rsmD gene encoding 16S rRNA (guanine(966)-N(2))-methyltransferase RsmD — translation MRVIAGEFKGRKLQSLKGDNTRPTSDKIKGSIFNMIGPYFDGGVCLDLYSGSGNLAVESVSRGMDKAYCFDVFFPAVKVIEENVAMTKQPDSFVVKKLDASKALHFLSEQGVLCDYVFLDPPYAKEELEKNMMDLQSLNLLKKHAKIICEMDKHVILPDIIDQLVLQKEQQYGMTKVRIYQLKEV, via the coding sequence ATGCGAGTGATTGCAGGTGAATTTAAGGGAAGAAAATTACAATCATTAAAAGGGGATAATACTAGGCCCACATCTGATAAAATAAAAGGATCAATTTTCAACATGATTGGGCCTTATTTTGATGGTGGTGTGTGTTTAGATTTATATAGTGGTAGTGGTAACCTAGCAGTAGAAAGTGTTTCACGCGGTATGGACAAAGCGTATTGTTTTGATGTTTTTTTTCCCGCTGTAAAAGTTATAGAAGAAAACGTAGCAATGACAAAACAACCAGATTCTTTTGTTGTAAAAAAATTAGATGCATCTAAAGCACTTCATTTTTTATCTGAACAAGGCGTGCTGTGTGACTATGTATTTTTAGACCCACCTTATGCTAAAGAAGAGTTAGAAAAAAATATGATGGATTTACAATCATTAAATTTATTAAAAAAACACGCAAAAATCATTTGTGAGATGGATAAACATGTTATATTACCAGATATAATTGACCAATTAGTTTTACAAAAAGAACAACAATATGGCATGACGAAAGTCAGGATTTATCAATTAAAGGAGGTTTGA
- a CDS encoding response regulator transcription factor, translated as MIKVLLVDDHEMVRLGVSSYLSIQSDIEVVGEAENGLMGYEQALEKRPDVILMDLVMEVMDGIESTKKILSEWPEAKVIIVTSFIDDEKVYPAIEAGAAGYLLKTSSAKDIANAIRSAYNGEKVLEPEVTSKMMERLSKPKVHDLHEDLTNREKEILLLISEGKSNQEIADELFITLKTVKTHVSNILSKLDVDDRTQAAIYAFKHGIVK; from the coding sequence ATGATTAAAGTACTATTAGTAGATGATCATGAGATGGTACGTTTAGGTGTGTCATCTTATTTATCAATTCAATCGGATATTGAAGTAGTTGGTGAGGCTGAAAATGGATTGATGGGATATGAACAGGCACTAGAGAAAAGACCGGATGTTATTTTGATGGATCTGGTCATGGAGGTTATGGATGGTATTGAATCTACAAAAAAAATACTGTCTGAGTGGCCTGAAGCTAAAGTTATCATTGTAACGAGTTTTATAGATGATGAAAAAGTTTATCCAGCAATTGAAGCAGGAGCAGCAGGGTACTTATTAAAAACATCATCGGCTAAAGATATCGCTAATGCCATACGCTCAGCATATAATGGAGAAAAAGTGTTAGAACCTGAAGTGACCAGTAAAATGATGGAGCGTTTATCTAAGCCTAAAGTACATGATTTGCATGAAGATTTAACTAATCGTGAAAAAGAGATTTTGTTACTAATTTCTGAAGGAAAGAGTAATCAAGAAATAGCTGATGAATTATTTATCACGTTAAAAACTGTGAAAACCCATGTGTCAAATATTTTGTCTAAATTAGATGTAGATGACCGAACACAAGCAGCGATTTATGCGTTTAAGCATGGGATAGTAAAATAA
- a CDS encoding HesB/YadR/YfhF family protein has product MELIVTDSAHKWFVEELGLESGNFVRIFGKYGGSTNVHVGFSTGISLVEPEDARTTTVIDGITYFTEQADDWFFTDYTLTVDIDDKLNEPSFTYQ; this is encoded by the coding sequence ATGGAACTTATTGTAACAGATAGCGCCCACAAGTGGTTTGTGGAAGAACTAGGACTAGAATCTGGTAATTTTGTCCGTATTTTTGGAAAGTATGGTGGTAGTACGAATGTTCACGTTGGTTTTTCAACGGGTATTTCTCTTGTAGAACCTGAAGACGCTCGTACAACAACTGTTATTGACGGCATCACTTATTTTACAGAACAAGCAGATGATTGGTTTTTTACCGATTATACATTAACTGTTGATATAGATGATAAATTAAATGAACCAAGCTTTACATATCAATAA
- a CDS encoding pyruvate carboxylase, whose protein sequence is MKKVLVANRGEIAIRVFRACTELNLQTVAVYATEDDRSIHRFKADEAYLVGKGKKPIDAYLDIEDIIRIAKECGADAIHPGYGFLSENIHFARRCEEEGIKFIGPSLHHLDIFGDKIKAKLAAQEAGISSIPGTDGPVSGVDDVVAFGEEFGYPIMIKAALGGGGRGMRVAHNKAEALDGYERAKSEAKAAFGSEEIYVEKYIVNPKHIEVQILGDEHGNVIHLFERDCSVQRRHQKVVEVAPCVSMSPEKREEICQAAVKLMAHVGYINAGTVEFLVDKDSFYFIEVNPRVQVEHTITELITDVDIVTSQLQIAMGKDLHKDIGLPKQDGIHIHGYAIQCRITTEDPLNNFLPDIGKIDTYRSPGGYGIRLDVGNAFAGAMVTPFFDSLLVKVCTHGITFEQTVQKMLRALKEFRIRGVKTNIPFLYNVLSHPLFVSGEATTTFIDTTDELFNFPKMRDRGNKTMKYIGEVTVNGFPGIGKHEKKYHSSPRIPEIITTTEKRIETPKMILDAKGPDAVVDWVKNQSSVLVTDTTFRDAHQSLLATRVRTTDLKHIAKETSELVPELFSLEMWGGATFDVAYRFLNEDPWIRLKKLRKLMPHTLFQMLFRGSNAVGYQNYPDNVIKEFITVAAREGIDVFRIFDSLNWLPQMEKSIQYVRDVDKIAEAAICYTGDVLDPSRPKYNMAYYKQMARDLENMGAHIIAIKDMAGLLQPQAAYHLISELKATVDVPIHLHTHDTAGNGIITYSAAAKAGVDIVDVAMSAMSGSTSQPSMSSLYYALENGDRDLDVNIESVQTINHYWEDVRAFYTPFGNGINAPQTEVYQHEMPGGQYSNLQQQAKAVGLGERWDDIKKMYERVNYLFGDIVKVTPSSKVVGDMALFMVQNNLTEEDIEERGSELNFPESVISFFQGDLGQPTGGFPKKLKETILNGRPSIEVRPGSLAEPVDFDQVKEELAGKIDREPTDKEVISYIMYPQVFLDYMTMYNTYGDVELLDTPTFFQGMRVGETVEVRIEKGKTLIITLDEIGEPNLEGNRVLFFNLNGQRREIVIKDSNIKSTIMAKEKAEPTNDAHVAATMPGSVLKVLVAPGDSLQKGDPIMITEAMKMETTIYAKRNGIVKRVLVADEDAIQAGDLLVELTI, encoded by the coding sequence ATGAAGAAAGTATTAGTAGCTAACCGTGGAGAAATAGCTATCAGAGTATTTCGAGCGTGTACAGAGCTAAATTTACAAACAGTGGCGGTTTATGCAACAGAGGATGATCGTTCCATTCACCGTTTTAAGGCAGATGAAGCCTATTTAGTTGGGAAAGGGAAAAAACCAATTGACGCTTATTTAGATATTGAAGATATCATTCGTATCGCAAAAGAATGTGGTGCTGATGCCATCCATCCGGGATATGGCTTTTTATCTGAAAATATTCATTTTGCAAGACGTTGTGAAGAAGAAGGTATCAAATTTATTGGGCCAAGCTTACATCATTTAGATATTTTTGGAGATAAAATTAAAGCAAAATTAGCAGCTCAAGAAGCAGGAATTTCATCTATCCCTGGAACTGATGGACCTGTAAGTGGCGTAGATGATGTTGTCGCATTTGGGGAAGAATTTGGATACCCAATTATGATTAAAGCCGCTTTAGGTGGAGGCGGACGCGGTATGCGTGTTGCACACAATAAAGCCGAAGCACTTGATGGATATGAACGGGCTAAAAGTGAAGCTAAAGCGGCATTTGGTAGTGAAGAAATTTATGTTGAAAAATACATTGTGAATCCAAAACATATTGAAGTACAGATTTTAGGGGATGAACATGGCAATGTTATCCATCTTTTTGAACGTGACTGCTCTGTTCAACGACGTCATCAAAAAGTAGTTGAAGTTGCACCTTGTGTGTCAATGTCACCAGAAAAACGGGAAGAAATATGTCAAGCCGCTGTAAAATTAATGGCTCATGTTGGATATATAAATGCAGGGACAGTTGAGTTTTTAGTTGATAAAGACAGTTTCTATTTCATTGAAGTGAACCCACGTGTCCAAGTAGAGCACACTATTACTGAGCTAATTACAGACGTTGATATTGTGACTAGTCAATTACAAATTGCAATGGGTAAAGATTTACATAAAGATATTGGCTTACCTAAACAAGATGGGATTCATATTCATGGATATGCGATCCAATGTCGTATTACAACAGAAGATCCCTTGAATAACTTTTTACCTGATATTGGTAAAATTGATACATACCGTTCTCCAGGTGGATATGGTATTCGTTTAGATGTAGGAAACGCGTTTGCTGGTGCGATGGTTACACCATTCTTTGATTCATTATTGGTTAAAGTATGTACACATGGTATTACATTTGAACAAACTGTCCAAAAAATGTTACGTGCATTAAAAGAATTTAGAATTCGCGGCGTAAAAACAAATATTCCGTTTCTTTATAATGTATTGTCTCATCCTTTATTTGTGAGCGGTGAAGCAACAACAACATTTATTGATACAACAGACGAATTATTTAATTTCCCTAAAATGCGAGACCGTGGAAATAAAACAATGAAATATATTGGAGAAGTCACAGTGAATGGTTTCCCTGGAATTGGAAAACATGAGAAAAAATACCATTCTTCTCCTAGAATTCCTGAAATTATTACAACAACAGAAAAACGAATTGAAACACCAAAAATGATTTTGGATGCTAAAGGACCGGATGCTGTTGTTGATTGGGTTAAGAATCAATCATCTGTTTTAGTAACAGATACAACGTTTAGAGATGCACATCAAAGTTTACTTGCAACTCGCGTTAGAACAACTGATTTAAAACATATTGCGAAAGAAACAAGTGAGCTTGTACCAGAATTATTCTCACTTGAAATGTGGGGTGGTGCGACGTTTGACGTGGCATATCGTTTCTTAAATGAAGACCCATGGATTAGACTGAAAAAATTGCGTAAATTAATGCCACATACATTGTTCCAAATGTTGTTTAGAGGTTCTAATGCTGTTGGATATCAAAACTATCCTGATAATGTCATTAAAGAATTTATTACGGTAGCCGCTAGAGAAGGTATTGATGTTTTCCGTATTTTTGATAGTTTAAACTGGCTTCCTCAAATGGAAAAAAGTATTCAATATGTTAGAGATGTTGATAAAATTGCAGAAGCAGCTATTTGTTATACTGGGGATGTTCTTGATCCAAGTCGTCCAAAATATAATATGGCTTATTACAAACAAATGGCCCGTGATTTAGAAAATATGGGTGCTCATATTATTGCGATTAAAGACATGGCTGGTTTATTACAACCACAAGCAGCTTATCATTTGATTTCAGAATTAAAAGCAACAGTTGATGTGCCAATTCATTTACATACTCATGATACAGCCGGTAATGGAATTATTACTTATTCTGCTGCTGCTAAAGCTGGAGTGGATATTGTTGATGTGGCAATGAGTGCCATGAGTGGCTCAACAAGTCAACCAAGTATGAGTAGTTTATATTACGCACTAGAAAATGGCGATCGTGATTTAGATGTTAATATTGAGTCTGTTCAAACAATCAATCATTATTGGGAAGATGTTCGTGCTTTCTATACGCCATTTGGTAATGGCATTAATGCTCCTCAAACAGAAGTTTATCAACATGAAATGCCAGGTGGACAATATTCTAACTTACAACAACAAGCCAAAGCAGTTGGTCTTGGTGAGCGTTGGGATGATATTAAAAAAATGTATGAACGCGTTAATTATTTGTTTGGTGATATTGTTAAAGTTACCCCATCTTCAAAAGTTGTAGGGGATATGGCACTATTTATGGTTCAAAATAATTTAACTGAAGAAGATATAGAGGAAAGAGGCAGTGAGCTAAACTTCCCAGAGTCAGTGATTAGTTTCTTCCAAGGAGATTTAGGACAACCAACTGGAGGATTTCCTAAGAAATTAAAAGAAACTATTTTAAATGGCCGTCCATCTATTGAAGTAAGACCTGGTAGTTTAGCTGAACCAGTAGATTTTGATCAAGTGAAAGAAGAACTAGCTGGAAAAATTGACCGTGAACCGACAGATAAAGAAGTAATCAGCTATATCATGTATCCACAAGTATTTCTAGATTATATGACAATGTATAATACTTATGGCGATGTGGAATTACTTGATACACCAACTTTCTTCCAAGGAATGCGTGTGGGAGAAACAGTTGAAGTGCGTATTGAAAAAGGAAAAACATTGATTATCACATTAGATGAAATCGGTGAGCCTAACCTTGAAGGAAATCGCGTCTTATTCTTTAATTTAAACGGTCAACGTCGTGAAATTGTGATTAAAGATAGCAATATCAAATCAACTATTATGGCAAAAGAAAAGGCTGAACCAACAAATGATGCACACGTTGCAGCAACAATGCCCGGATCTGTCTTAAAAGTGTTAGTAGCACCGGGTGATTCATTGCAAAAAGGTGATCCAATTATGATTACAGAAGCGATGAAAATGGAAACAACCATTTATGCTAAACGCAATGGTATTGTGAAGCGTGTTCTAGTTGCAGACGAAGACGCCATTCAAGCGGGAGATTTATTAGTTGAATTAACGATTTAA
- a CDS encoding CAP-associated domain-containing protein produces MRRVGEFIVVFVIVLTFFYMKPVVLSQKSPKPVDELVVNEVKPQIKSTQHNKLNATGMATIIGLSEKELKEKMPNPKNEWVVGSDRKWLVYGDNATDYYQVELTKGTVSSAFVLGTQVDIAPFNLEMTLGDISEITTIYPAFEFDYKDKKYKIELTEDDMNYRPLISFDNGTYALLHFNYDTGKLLGVRYVSKSTLVDMIPYQFSEETTNPPVELTDDEWEMVNQANTEQLLTILNIVRQRINRKPYKLDTELVLESKKALAEFNKDPKLVIKKDDRLEQWQEKVESSNPSDSFLLVNEEMECLLKLGKPVDKNTHGLFVQSMGDVPFIVTNWFVNRFDQREIKDSKDEYIGIAYNKNQVLVLFNQKAANASLTTESSDKR; encoded by the coding sequence GTGCGTCGTGTAGGAGAATTTATAGTAGTATTTGTAATTGTGCTAACATTTTTTTATATGAAACCAGTCGTCTTGTCACAAAAATCTCCTAAGCCTGTAGATGAGTTAGTGGTTAATGAAGTTAAACCTCAAATAAAATCGACACAACATAACAAATTAAATGCAACAGGGATGGCAACTATTATTGGTTTGTCAGAAAAAGAACTGAAAGAAAAAATGCCAAACCCTAAAAATGAATGGGTAGTTGGGAGTGATAGAAAGTGGTTGGTTTATGGCGATAATGCGACCGATTATTATCAAGTTGAACTGACAAAAGGTACAGTATCAAGCGCGTTTGTTTTAGGAACACAAGTTGATATTGCTCCATTTAATTTAGAAATGACACTAGGTGATATTTCTGAAATCACAACAATCTATCCCGCTTTTGAATTTGACTATAAGGACAAAAAATATAAAATTGAACTGACAGAAGATGATATGAATTATCGTCCATTGATTTCATTTGATAATGGCACGTATGCTTTGCTTCATTTTAACTATGATACAGGTAAATTATTAGGTGTGAGATACGTTAGTAAAAGCACGTTAGTGGATATGATTCCTTATCAGTTTAGTGAGGAAACAACCAATCCGCCTGTTGAGCTGACAGATGATGAGTGGGAAATGGTCAATCAAGCTAATACAGAACAATTATTGACTATTTTAAATATTGTACGCCAACGAATTAATCGTAAACCTTATAAACTTGATACAGAACTTGTACTTGAAAGTAAAAAAGCGTTAGCTGAATTCAATAAAGATCCTAAGTTAGTGATAAAAAAAGATGACCGATTGGAACAATGGCAAGAAAAAGTTGAATCAAGTAATCCAAGTGATAGTTTCCTTTTAGTTAATGAAGAGATGGAGTGTTTGTTAAAATTAGGGAAACCAGTAGATAAAAATACACATGGTTTATTTGTGCAAAGCATGGGAGATGTCCCGTTTATTGTCACCAATTGGTTTGTCAATCGTTTTGATCAACGTGAAATTAAAGATTCAAAAGATGAGTATATTGGCATAGCCTATAATAAAAATCAAGTGTTAGTTTTATTTAATCAAAAGGCAGCTAATGCATCATTAACCACTGAAAGTAGCGATAAGAGATGA
- a CDS encoding FtsW/RodA/SpoVE family cell cycle protein: MHRKIEKTYFLDYFILVPYLILSIVGILMVYSASSVNSQGLALEAIKQGGFFIVGLLAILFTYKMKTKVFQNKQFIMTAILTIGALLVLTKFTSLGVSGGGADGWLQIGPVRLQPVEFLKIIIIWYLAYILSRRQDMILGHFKDAIFKPMILIGSLIVLVLIQPDTGGAAILILIALVMVLASGIPYLYTLVVVGGGVVVSTLVIQFISLLGSSLFPQRMMYVYKRFKTFTNPFADPLGDGHQMINSYFALSNGGWFGLGLGKSIQKKGFLTNAQTDFMFSIVVEELGLFISLILLMLLFFLILRIMTIGIRSTDNFNSLMCIGIAGMMLIQVFVNLGGITGIIPLTGVTFPFLSQGGSSLVTLSIGVGFALNISADEKRKKFDNGKYSESQLLLMFN, translated from the coding sequence GTGCATAGGAAGATAGAGAAAACGTATTTTTTGGACTATTTCATTTTAGTACCTTATTTAATTTTATCAATAGTTGGTATTTTAATGGTTTATAGTGCAAGTTCTGTTAATTCTCAAGGATTGGCTTTAGAAGCGATAAAACAAGGTGGCTTTTTTATAGTTGGATTATTAGCCATTTTGTTTACTTATAAAATGAAAACAAAGGTATTTCAAAATAAACAGTTTATTATGACTGCAATTCTTACTATTGGTGCCTTACTTGTGTTAACTAAATTTACTAGTTTAGGAGTTAGTGGTGGTGGTGCAGACGGATGGTTACAAATTGGTCCTGTACGTCTTCAACCCGTAGAGTTTCTAAAAATCATTATTATTTGGTATTTAGCTTATATTCTATCGCGACGGCAAGATATGATACTGGGGCATTTTAAAGATGCTATATTTAAACCAATGATTTTAATTGGAAGTTTAATCGTGTTAGTCTTAATCCAGCCTGATACTGGTGGGGCGGCTATTTTAATTTTAATTGCATTAGTTATGGTGTTGGCAAGTGGTATCCCGTATCTCTATACTTTAGTGGTCGTTGGAGGTGGCGTTGTTGTTTCAACACTAGTGATTCAGTTTATTTCTTTATTGGGTAGTTCTTTATTTCCACAGAGAATGATGTATGTATATAAACGGTTTAAAACATTTACTAATCCGTTTGCCGATCCACTTGGTGATGGTCATCAAATGATTAATTCTTATTTTGCATTAAGCAATGGTGGATGGTTTGGACTAGGTCTTGGTAAGAGTATTCAAAAAAAGGGTTTTTTAACAAATGCTCAAACCGATTTTATGTTTTCGATTGTTGTAGAAGAATTAGGGCTATTTATTTCACTAATTTTATTAATGTTATTATTTTTTTTAATTTTACGAATTATGACGATAGGCATTCGTTCAACTGATAATTTTAATTCATTGATGTGTATTGGTATAGCAGGTATGATGTTGATACAAGTATTTGTTAATCTTGGAGGTATTACGGGAATCATTCCTTTAACTGGTGTGACATTTCCATTTCTGAGTCAAGGAGGATCTAGTTTAGTAACTTTATCTATTGGTGTAGGATTTGCACTAAACATTAGTGCAGATGAAAAACGTAAAAAATTTGATAATGGCAAGTATAGTGAATCTCAGTTATTATTGATGTTCAATTAG
- a CDS encoding DUF1507 family protein produces the protein MLEISKESILSALTVEANKIKHLLTNQRNHQCIAQCKAFEEVVDTQMFGFSKQVEFAQSIGLINRQEGLDMIIELEKELNKVYNMVYQEEKDAGS, from the coding sequence ATGCTAGAAATATCAAAAGAATCGATTTTAAGTGCACTAACAGTTGAAGCAAATAAAATTAAACACTTATTAACGAACCAAAGAAATCATCAATGCATAGCCCAATGTAAAGCCTTTGAAGAAGTTGTTGATACACAAATGTTTGGCTTTTCAAAACAAGTTGAATTTGCTCAATCCATTGGTTTGATTAATAGGCAAGAAGGCCTTGATATGATTATTGAGTTAGAGAAAGAGTTAAATAAAGTATATAACATGGTGTATCAGGAAGAAAAGGATGCTGGTAGTTAA
- a CDS encoding potassium channel family protein, with the protein MRKTFAVIGLGRFGGSVCRELVESNQEVLAIDNCEDRVNEYMNIATHTVLANAQDEATLRSLGLRNFDHVIVTIGEDIQASILVTLMAKEMGVPHITAKAQNEYHGRVLEKVGADLVVHPERDMGYRLGHKLTSKNMIDFIELSEDYSLVEIRVSYKQFFNKTIQEINFRKHYNVTIVAIRRGKNDLIVSPPAEQVILEGDVLLVVGHNDDVDYLDAKMK; encoded by the coding sequence ATGAGAAAGACATTTGCAGTTATTGGATTAGGACGTTTTGGCGGAAGTGTGTGTCGAGAGTTAGTTGAATCAAACCAAGAGGTATTAGCAATTGATAATTGCGAGGACCGTGTGAATGAATACATGAACATAGCGACGCATACTGTTTTAGCTAATGCACAAGATGAAGCAACGTTACGTTCATTAGGATTAAGAAACTTCGATCATGTGATTGTCACAATTGGTGAAGATATCCAAGCGAGCATTTTAGTAACATTAATGGCAAAAGAAATGGGTGTCCCACATATTACGGCTAAGGCACAAAATGAGTATCACGGTCGTGTATTGGAAAAAGTTGGGGCAGATTTAGTTGTCCATCCAGAACGTGATATGGGGTATCGTTTGGGTCATAAATTAACTTCAAAAAACATGATTGATTTTATTGAACTATCAGAGGATTATTCTTTAGTTGAGATTCGGGTGAGTTATAAACAATTTTTCAACAAAACAATTCAAGAAATTAACTTCAGAAAACATTATAATGTTACTATTGTGGCCATTAGACGTGGGAAAAACGATTTGATTGTGTCCCCTCCTGCTGAACAGGTAATTTTAGAAGGTGATGTTTTATTAGTTGTTGGTCATAATGATGATGTAGATTACCTAGATGCGAAAATGAAATAA
- a CDS encoding YlbF family regulator, with translation MIYNDELFDLEDKASQVARDVLSSQTVQDYIASYKSMAESKDVSDLMEEFLAKKEAFEKIEPYGKYAPDFKETRRALRRAKRSLDVNDLVATFKVNETNVQNVLDYISLDIAQAISDTIKVDAGNPFFEFAKKGCGGTCHVNK, from the coding sequence ATGATTTATAATGATGAATTATTTGATTTAGAAGATAAAGCCAGTCAAGTAGCAAGAGACGTACTTAGTAGTCAGACTGTTCAAGATTATATAGCGTCATATAAAAGCATGGCTGAGAGTAAAGATGTGTCAGATCTAATGGAAGAATTTCTAGCTAAAAAAGAGGCATTTGAAAAAATTGAACCTTATGGTAAATATGCACCAGACTTTAAAGAGACAAGACGAGCCTTAAGACGAGCCAAACGCTCACTAGATGTGAATGATTTAGTTGCAACGTTCAAAGTAAATGAAACAAATGTTCAAAATGTGTTAGACTATATTAGTCTAGATATCGCACAAGCAATATCAGACACGATAAAGGTTGATGCAGGAAATCCCTTTTTTGAATTTGCTAAAAAAGGTTGTGGAGGGACATGTCATGTTAACAAATGA